Sequence from the Drosophila subpulchrella strain 33 F10 #4 breed RU33 chromosome 3R, RU_Dsub_v1.1 Primary Assembly, whole genome shotgun sequence genome:
AACTTGCAGCAATGCTTACTCATAACCGAAATCAATTTTCCAGCTTTGACTTTTGATTGTCGCAATTCAAAACtcatttacccatatatcataAAAATGACAAATGCATATTAATCACTTGAAGGACTGACACATTCCCATAAGATATTTGATTAAATACtaaattgattaaaaatttatctaTCCATCAATTTTGAACAAATAAAAGAATACAATCTTAAGTACAGGGTATTTAACAAAGCAGAAGGCTTGACCAGAACTATTTTTATGgtcacagcaacaacaaggctgTCTTGGCACAAGTCGTTTTGGCATGGATTTAGTTAATCGAATTACACAAAAATGCCAGTTAAGCGCAATAAATTCTAGCAGATTACACGAAAACAACATCGCATTGATGTACATATACGTATTCTTTTATAGCTACAGTTGTAATGCATTAACGAATAACTCTTTTGCTGTTATTTTTCACGTGTTTCTTTAATAATCTAAAATCCTGATGAAGTATTGTTGAGTTTCaaaaatctaaaataaaagaattaaGCCACTTGACaattaattttacatttaTCTTAAGGAAGTAATTGTTAAAGCctagcaaaaaataaaaatgtttatatacgTATCATTTTTATCATTGAAACTTGATATTGTAAAATggtatttctttattttcgtgggatttaataaataattttaagaaCACTTCTAACTCTTTACGTTCCTTACGattgttttcaatttattgaaggactTTGGACTTTTTTACTCAATCAATGCGTTCCAAAATGTGTACAAAAAGGCCTATTTCTCCCACCAACTGACTAAAAAACGATCCAAAGTTTGGTTTCTTACACCTAGTTTATTGGGGTTCTACTGTACCTTGGAGGCGGGATGCAGCCGGCTTTGGTGCACACCGACCGCCTGCCTTGATGTGTCAAGCGCTGGCTGACAAAACCGCAAGCCAAAAACCGCGTTCCAAACGGcgttgaattttatttttttggtgtGTCAGTCGGTCGAACTGCCTTGCCATCGGGTGGCAATCCATTTGGCCACTTGGCGCATGCGTAACTTATTTCGCTGGCGTTGGGAAGAGCTCAGCCCGAAAGTTGCCAAATCCACGGACCAACTCGACACCATCATGCGAAATACTCGCATGTTTTATTAGCCATACCCAGCCGACGCCAAAGTTCAGGTTATTTATGAGTCCGGTATATTGCGGCAATTGCATTTGAAGACGCTGCCGCCTGGGAATACTTTCCCACTTCTGGCCAGACGAGTCATGCTCATGGCAATCGACATTCGCCCAGACAGGAAAGTTCTACTATATTTGGCATTTGACATTTGCATGCTTTTGAAGGTTGCCAAAGTCCGCACCCCGAAAAAAAAACTAGCTAAATATACAACCAAATGTTGCACGACATTTTGTGTGGCAAATAAtgcaaagcaaaaaaaaatatgcacaGACAATAAAAAGCGAAATTAAGCGACCGAAGCGAAGGCTATGCGAACCAATCCGCCTTTTAGCCGTCCGACGTCTAACGTCTGCCTCCCGATATTTACCCATTTGCCATTTCAACGAGGTGCGATTTGTGCTCGCCTCTAATTAACAGTCACTCTCTGGCATTGTGTCGATTATTACTTGgatttttaataaactttTCATGTCAAAAGCGGTTGCCTACACGGGCGAACATAGCTAAGAATAGGCAAATGTCAAAGTGTTGACAATGGTAAAAGCACCCTATAGAAAcacttaataaataataaaggtAGATATTGTTTCTACaaattccaaaataaaatgttttaatcaCCATCAATACAATGTTTATATTAGCTTTATTAATTAAGATATAAAAACGTATACATGTTGAGGACATcaacatacatatatgatatatttaCCTTAAAATACTTAAgtactattttaaaaataggtGCTTTTTATCTTtatctaaaataaaatattttcaaattatttttgatgaggtattatttttattgtcgtATTTAACAACCTGCATATAAACTGTGATATAGTAGGTACCTAAATGCATTTGATTAAAATAATTGCGTTGCGTAATTACTAATGAATTCGCTTACCAAAAGTCAAAGACTTGCATATCACAACCTTTTTAGGGATTGTACAAATGTGGGTGTCTAAGTCTACCGATTCCTTCTAAAAACCACTCCAGTCTACCATCTAAATTTTGAAAGTTGCCTGTAATCGCGAAGGCTTCTCCCCCATGAATGGATGCAAGAATGCGCCCCAGGGCCCCTCGAGTGGAGCCCATCATCCCGATGAATGGCTTCCCACTCACATTAACAGAGCAAGCATCCGTCTGTTTGGCGTCCACACAAATCAGTCGCTTgaagccagccagccagcgcggcgtatacgtaatgcaTGCAACTAACTGGCAAATAACCTTTCAGCTGCCGTTCGGCACATCCGCTTTGGGCAGATTGTCAGATGTTTTAGCCATAGCCAACCATTTGCCATTCGAATGCAAATGATTTTCAATTATTGCGAGAGGCAGGCAGATAAGTATTTATGTGTATGGGAAAATgaacattatttttaatatctatgggaaatatttgtatataaaataTCCCATTTCTCACACTGCGTTGGTAGAAATAACAGAAAACAGGAACACctttttaaattgattaaaaaaattaatatataattcattGCCTTTAGAGTATAACTTTTATATAACATATATATGATATAGATTCGTCTTATTGTTAATAAATAGTCAGACCAATTAAAGAAATCACATCTCTTTCCTTTTATCTATCCCATCACTATGTGTGCATAATTGACCAATCTGATAATTCTGAAATGTGGGCAAAAAATGCTGCCAAATAATTGCAAATTTGCCAGGTGGAGGAAATAACTTCGCCCCAGCATCGCGCACGCAATGCAGCAAACTTTTCGCATTTTCGTGTTCACATTAATTGATTTATATGCACGGATAGCAACAAATACAAATGCTCTTGCGGAAAACAAGACAAAAAATTTGACCCAATCCGGTGCACACACAAAAGATTTACCTGCGCAAACATTTTTGCGCGTAAGTCAAACATTTGGCACACATGAGAAAACAATTTATGCGGCTGTCAGCCAACACACATCGCATTCGGACCAGGCCAACAAACAACTGCAGACCGCCCAGCTGACACATGCAAATCGGCTGGCCAAGTCAATGGCCAACAAAGCGATAAGTTTGGCCGAAAAAAATGTGGAATGCCAAGCTCAAATCCGATTGACAATTTGTCACATATTTCCCCTTTATTATTTATGGGTGTTAGCTGACCCTTCAACTTCATTCTTATAATATCTTACTTCCccataatatatatttttctaaccACATTGTTTCCAAGAACGTTCTTCCTAAAGTGTTAGAAAACACCATCATAAATGTCTTTCTAATTCTATTTAAATCTATCTACTCCTTATCTTATAGAAAATCATTCCAAGAGTCTAGAACATTTTATAACTCCCTCCCCGTAGAAACCCATTGAGAATCATCCATAAATTCACAAACTACAACATCGTCATCATCGAAATCCCCAACAGAATGGCATTAAATCGCAGCTCATGTTAATGCTCTGGcataattttcaattaaaatgaaatttgttTTGTGTGCGACAAATTGCGGAAAAATTCAgtcatttatatttatgagATATGCGACATGAAAAACTGCCCAGGCCGCGAAAAGCGACCTCCTGCTGCCGCCTCACCTTTGGCCAGGATGTGAAAAATCTGAGCGGCAGGTTGGAGAAACTGTGGGAATCAGTCGTGGATTTTCAATGCAATTAACGTGCAAAAGTGCATAATTACATATAAAAGCTTATTAAACTGATTTTGTAGCAGACAACCATGATCAGCTCGTTTTTGAGTGTGAGTTGTGGGTACTTGATGCATGGGAAATGGGTATTTGATGGCAAGGAAATTATTAATGGGGGAATAATAATCATTACATTGACTTAAAGAGAGATCTAAAGTCTTTTGGATAATGTAGAAAAGtttataaattacaaaaaaagttatattcTACAAACTAGTTCTCATTTGATGTATTGCTCAATCATTTGCTTGCCTATTAAAATCGATCGAACCAAGCGTGCTAGGCAACCCTAACTCAAAAACTGTAAGCTTTATGATTCGAAAAAAGATTGATCGTATAACTTGCAGAAAATGAAACCCTTCCTCGAGCGAAATACCGAAATATCGACGCCCACACCCGAATGTAAATTTATAGTTGTAATGAGCTGGCACAGCAGCCAAACAAGCCGAAAACTTATGTAAGAAGTTTGCAAATTAATCGCATCGAGGAGCTGAAACGGTTTTGTATATTTGCGCTACAATCTGACCACCTTCCATGGAATCCTAGCCCCCAGCGACTATCGGCATGGTTAATTTTGTACACCGAAATAAATTGAAACGAAGTCTGAAAATACAtagaattttaatatatttccaAGCTAGTACCGAAAGCTCTCAGCAACAGTCTTTTCTATAACTAGAGTATTGAGACGAAAAATTGGTAGCTTTAGAATTTTGAATACTGCGTAGattcatttaattaaaataaaatttaaatttatatacataGAAGATAAATAGATATATTCGAAAATAATTGtagatatattttataatttactaAGAAATCTTTATGTATTATTTCTGTATTACTATTAATTTTCTCCGGTGCAGTCTGCAGTTACCTGGAATTGGTGGGTGTCTTATGGCCAAGCGATAAAGATCGGGAGACAACGAGAGCGGTTCTAACTGCATTtcgtattaaattttatttggcAATTCGAATTCAGCTAAAAGTTCTTTGGCCTAAAACGAAACTAGTTGGGGTTTGGGGATTTGGAGTTTTTGGGCATAGCTAACAAATAGATTTTGGCTGCGTTCATAATTTAACCATGCAACACAGGGAGTGGGTATACGGTATACGTATATCGGGTGGGATCTGAAGAGGCAGGAGGGTGGATTTTATGCTGGCTAGACAAAGCGCCTTTGAGCTATTTGCGGCCATTGAAAGCGGTGCTGCACGAAAACTGCCGGCAAACTGAACTCGTTCGTTTTGGTGGCATTGTTTTAGGTCTTTGCTCAGAGGTTTGGCCAACCGACCGACTGAAAGACCAACCGACCGACGTTTTATGCAATGCATTTAGTCAATAGATTAAGGAGGCCTGCGACTACACacgtataaatatatacatctAGATTTATATATCCCCCCGCGAGTGTGAGTAAAAAATCGTGACTGCATGAGGTTGCCGTTAAAATATACTGCCCCGCACAACTGGCGATCGAGCgaaatgaaaaacaattttagttCAGTTCAGAGCTTATTGTCCCCAATTTTTAAGGTGGAGCCCGCGACAATTTTTTCGGTGGCTTTCAAGTTGCAACTTGCAAGTTGCATTGATTGTGAGGACAGTAATCTGTACAAACGATGGGATAAACAAAGAGATTTCAATATCATATAGTAGAGGGTATTATGTTTATGAAGCTTATTTGTTAACAATaaagatacaaaataatataatcttTGAATAGCTTTTCTAAAAAAACCTGTTTTTGGATATATTACTTTGGGAATATCTTTTTTTTCCCCAAaattaaagaatattaaaGGCGATTTCTGGAGATATACCCGTATTTATGAATAATTTTTAAGTCCAACCATGCTTAATTTGACTGCGGCACCACCTGGCAGATTTATGGAAATGTCGCTGGCCAGCGCAACACCGCATCGGCACATGCAACAGGAAATTCATTTACATAATTTTTGCGTTTGGCCATTTCGCATCCTTTGCGCTTGACTGGGCGTTATCCTTTTAATAAGCGAGTGGACTGGGAGGTGGGTGGATGGATATGTATATCCAGGCGGCAGGCACATGGCAAGCCGTGTGGATAATCAGCCTATCAAGGATTCAATTATATAATGAGCTTAATTTATTTTGCGCCGCTTTACGCGCTTGCAACACACAGCAAGGACATGGGTCCCATGGACGATGTTCATCATGCCTGAACTGAATTATCCTCGTTAATGTTGCTGTTTTTGCTGTCCAGGGATGTTGTTTTTCCTCCTGTCGCTGCCAGTTCTCTGTGACATGGAAGGATATGCCATGGCATCGTCTTTTGCCTTTTTTTCCAATGATTTATTTTCACATAATTGTTGCTTCACAAGGTCCGGGGCATACAACTTCGCACTTCCTGGCTTGGCTTTTTTAACCCTTTAACCGATTACGGCCAAGAAGAATGGGAATCGCTAATGGGCCTGATGACTCTTTATGGTTGACATTAAGATGAAGTAAGCCGacaatttatttaagaaaatgCTATTTGTTTGGATTGCATTTTGAACATAAATGAGTTAAGGCCCTTAACTTAAGAAACAGTTTATTGTTTAGAGAACAAAATTTGGTTTATGACATTAACAAAATGTACTAGCAAGGAAtcgttaaaaaaatataaggcgTGGAACAAGAAGAAACTCTTTAACttaatctaataaattttaaaatggtGATTAGACAAATGATTATTATACTTAATAAATCAAACTCCTTTTCAGACTTTAATTGTAAACGAAGAGAAAGTTCGAACTTTTAACTTTATGCCTAATTTAGATGCGAAAACAATTTCCGCCACTTAGGCAATTGAGTTCCTTATAACCACAGCTTCACCTTCCACACCTTCCTAATAAACGAGAAAACATTAATAATACCATTTAGAGGCGGATAGCTGATAAAACCAAAAGCCACAAAACAGTTTAATTTATGTGCAACAGGAACAAACTTCAGCAGCAGTACAAGTCCTATTCCCTGGGTCTAATCATCCAAAGCAAAGACAAAGCCTAGAAAAAGCAACAGGCCCGGCCAAAAAGAGATGTGCCTACGACGATAAAACTTTTGTGGCAATTTGATTTATGTGGAGGATTTTTATCAACCGGcggattggattggattgCATTGGGGGTGCTTGTTGGTGCGGTGAAAAAGGTGCCAAATTCAACGGCTAGGCTCTGAAAACCAAACAACAATTACAATTGTGAAATGCGTTTCTGTTTGCTATTTAATTTTCCCCCAGCTGCTGACTCAATTTCGCGCACAAACGAAAGGCAATTACTTTAATTATGCGAATGCAGCAtacaaaaacagaaacaaaaccGAAACCCAATCACAGTGGCGACGACAAGCCACTAACCCGAGCCAAACCAAAccaaccaaaccaaaccgaaGCAAATCCAAACCCACCAATGCGAACCAAATCATCAGATTGGATGGAGCAACACATGAAGGATGCGAGATTTGGGTGCAAGGGGCTGGAGGAGTGGTAGGCTCCGCCGGAGGAGAATGGTGGCAACAACGTCCGTTCGGTTCGGTTTAGTTTGGGTTACCTAACCGGCAGACAACCAGCTAGCCAGCACAACGCCTGACGTGGCAAAGGGGTGTGCCCCATGACGACGCACTCCCATCCGTTggcccaaaacaaaaaaaattaaatcttttTATGGCTactttatacccttgcagagggcaTTCCAATTTTCCGCAAAATTCGTTTTCCAAATACCATTTGAGTGGGTTTGCAGCACATAAAAACAGTCACCTGATAGGAATGGTACTTAAAAAGATAGGTTCCATTACTTATTACAATCTCAAATGGCTAGTATAGATCGTATaaccaatatttattttaagagcGTAAGTCACTATATTTGGTATACTCTTGAAATTTTAAGAGTGTTATTGGAGTATACTAAAGTGTATTATACATCTATTTTTTAGGTCCTAAAACCAACTATAAAGGGTGCCTTAAATTAGTGAATTCTGTGGAATTTGtcgattttaataatattttccaagtAGTTTATGAATaataagattttaaataatCTCAAATATCAAAGGGTATCCCACCATTCgcttacaaataataatatttattttttctctcACGCACAAAACTTTTTGACATAAGGCCCCTAACAAATGCGTGGCTAATGGACTTGGCTACAGATATAGATATCGAGATTTATATTCGGACGTGGACGTGGACAAACGAATGTGTGAATAACCGAGCAGTTTTTACAATTTGTCGCCGCAATTGCAGTTGGCCTCTCAGCAAGAGACTCACCTCAACGGGCGCCTAATTACAATTtgattgtttttctttttcgcAGTAATTATTTCAATTGTAATAAATTTTGTTGCCATTTTTGCGAAATATAATTTTGCAATTTGTCGGCCATGGCTCGTTGTTATGCATGTATGTGCATTTATGCGAACAcctaataatttaatttttaattgtatGTTTTCTGCCTTGTGTGGGAGGCGGTTGGATTTTGGATAATTGGTTTCTGCTCTTTGAGGCGTGTGCTCTGCGTTTTGCAGTTAATTTGTTGGGGTTAAATAATTAGCTAACCTGTGGCTAACTAATGGCTGCCTACTTTGATCTGAATGTGGATTAGACCACCGATTTCTGGGTATTCATTTAGGAGGTAATTGGAACATATTCGGGAAGTTTTCAGATTCGATGGATAAGAAAATCCGAAACTTTCGGTTAACTAAAGGTTACTGCTTCGGCTTACGGCTAAACTACAACCCAATATAacaatttaatgtttaaaAACTCGTTATCGGAAGTTTCAATTAAACTCATAGTAGGATCGTTGGATTGATTACTCATCGATCAGCACAGCTGCACTGAGTTTGCCTTCCCATGTCGATAGTCTAACGACTAAGCCCACACTCGATTAGATGAAAGGCCCATGTTCGATGCAATACCAGATCATTGGCCAGGCAAACTTTATCGCCAGGGGCTCCACAGCAAACATTCAACTCAATTACACAACCAAAAACGCTGGGGAACAGACTGAGaactgcaaaaaataaaagcagACAACTGCGGAACAAGGTTAAGGTCAATTACAACAGGCAAAAGCTGCCACAATAACGACAGCGACAACTGCCAGCGATGTTAATAAATTGCGCGTGAAATGTAGAATATCAAATGAAGAACAAGTTTTTGCTCGCTTCCAGTTGCAGCAATAAAATACGAAGGTATacgaaattaaataaataaattggatCCATCCAAAAATTGGAGTCTTCAAGTAAAGTTCTATAAACGGTCTTTCAATCTGTTACTAAAAATTGGTACTTTTGGAATACCGCATTTGAGaatatataattttgtttacataaacaacaAATCAAGCTAATAAGCCCCAAAACCAAGTTAATTCTAAAGCTGAAAAAATGAGGGaaacaaaaacatatttatattgaGCAATTACCACAAAGTTCTGCAGTCAGAGTCAGATATTTTCCCACTGCGAAAGAAGCTGCAAGGTCAGCCACAAAAAACGAAAACCGCAGTAAACTTGTCATCAGAAGCAGCCACGGAAAAATCTACACAATCAACTGCATAATAAACAACATCATACACCTAAAATATAGATCGCTATCGCATGTCTagattattatattaaaattatggAAAGTGTAGATATTTTATAAGCTTTAGAAAATGTGTCGAactaaaaaatacatttagaTTTGCttctaaattaaattacaattttatCACAATTTCATAGTCTTATAATTATAACATTtaacactttttttttggtagtgTAAGAGAACAATTGTTGCTCAATTGTTAGCAGCGCCAAAAGCGAGTATTAAACCTTAAAAGCGGGTCAGAGACATCTGAGGTTAAAGTTAACGCGACGGCTACTGACTCATTAACCGGCTGAGGGAGTGGTTTGCGGGGCAAATCAAATTTGTATCTTGACATTCAAGCCAATGATTGGCATCTCCGCAAGCCGTAGTGGTACAAATAGACTTTAATGTTTATCCCCCCCGACGAAACCTTGACCTTTGCAGATTTGAGGAGTGGTTCTTTCGACTAATTTGTGTATTATTTACTTGCAGATTGCCGTGAAACGGTTCGCTCCAAGCGTGCCAAACGCCCACGAGCTCCAGAACCGGTCAATTTCGAGCCGGAGCCCCAGCAGGATCTGGAAAATGATGAAAGTGGCAGCCAGGAGAAGGACCTGCCGGAGATACCGGACAACTTCCTTAGTCCATCGGTGCGCGAGTATCTCGAGCTGGGCAAATCCATTCCCGGTGAGTTTTAAAATCCTTAATGTCTACGTATCAAATTAAAAGGATCGAACCCATTGACAAAATTCCTTCATCAAGCATGCCACAACCTCGAAAAACAATGGATAAGGGTCCTTTGGCAGAGGGtacaatattttttgaacttttttttcGGGTAGTCGAAAAATTGGAACCGAAGATGAGGCAGTGAAATGCATTTCGGGCCATCAGCGACAGGCCAGAAAAAGTGCacgattttaaattatttcccGCCGAGCGGAATGGATATTTGGCACAGAAGTGCATCTACTCGTAAATTCATTTATTAGCGCCAGAGAGGCGGCTGAAACCGGTACGGGGATTTGTTTATGTCgtatgtttatttttgttttttttttttgaaaggGGGCATTCATTTTTTTGGTGACCCCGGGGCAGCAGCGCCTGCAGTTGACACTTCTGGGAGGTAGGAGTGCGTTTTTTCTGCAGGTTTCTTTCAAGTAAGGTTGGATGAAGTGAAATTGATTGGAAACCGCCGACTGCGTGACAtgcagtttgttttgtttacgGTTTATTGGTTTATTTGCTTCTGTAGAGAGCGCCTCACTAATTGCAATAACAAAATCATTTGCAGGTCGTCCCGGCGTTGACTATCCCATTCTGTCGGCGGTGCCGTATACGAACTTTTACTGCGACGAGCAGGAGTATCCTGGATTCTTTGCCGACATGGAGACAAGGTGTCAGGGTGAGTGCCTCTTAAAACAGGGAAAACATTTATGAGTGTACTAAAAGAATATTTTCTTGGAATtgacaaataatttgtttaaaaaggATTTTTTGAAGATTTAAAGAACTTGTAATATTTGACTGcttaaaatatgtattataAAAATCTATTGTCACAATAAAATTATTGATATGTTTTAGTAATGTATAAACATTGTTAATGAATTAAGTATCATTTTATACTGAAACAAAATGAATCAAGTTAGagctttttaaaattaatcttCACCTCAATaacattaataataatatattgtaTCCCCGCAGGTTGGCACTACTGCGACATCGATGGACGCCAGGCCACGTTCCTCTGCCCAAATGGCACCCAGTTCTCACAGGCGGTCTTCGTCTGCGACTGGTGGTTCAA
This genomic interval carries:
- the LOC119563336 gene encoding uncharacterized protein LOC119563336; protein product: MLPRITFVFIIICGYLLFTDCRETVRSKRAKRPRAPEPVNFEPEPQQDLENDESGSQEKDLPEIPDNFLSPSVREYLELGKSIPGRPGVDYPILSAVPYTNFYCDEQEYPGFFADMETRCQGWHYCDIDGRQATFLCPNGTQFSQAVFVCDWWFNVRCDLSPRLYAINARLYQRPKVNPTRPHRIITKQLVEDIFT